A genomic region of Deltaproteobacteria bacterium contains the following coding sequences:
- a CDS encoding sigma-70 family RNA polymerase sigma factor — protein MTERQGSLQYLHVVPAPDHASQPPEPASFAATYRAEVAQVWRCLRRLGVADADLEDKVHDVFVIAYRRWADYDAARPARPWLAGIALRVASDYRRAAPRRRECTRELSEAVDPRSLPDAAVAERQARELVLAALEALDEDRRAVFVLHELEGYSVPEIATIVSAPLNTLYSRLRLAREDFAAAVRRCGVRGCP, from the coding sequence ATGACGGAGCGGCAGGGGTCTCTCCAATACCTCCACGTGGTGCCCGCGCCCGACCACGCCTCGCAGCCGCCGGAGCCCGCGTCCTTTGCGGCAACCTATCGCGCCGAGGTGGCGCAGGTCTGGCGCTGTTTGCGTCGGCTCGGCGTCGCGGACGCGGATCTGGAGGACAAGGTGCACGACGTGTTCGTCATCGCCTACCGGCGCTGGGCGGACTACGACGCTGCTCGACCCGCGCGGCCCTGGCTCGCGGGGATTGCGCTCAGGGTGGCTTCGGACTACCGGCGCGCGGCGCCGCGGCGCCGGGAGTGCACCCGGGAGCTCTCGGAGGCGGTGGATCCGCGCAGCTTGCCCGACGCGGCGGTGGCCGAGCGCCAGGCCCGCGAGCTCGTCCTCGCGGCGCTCGAGGCTCTCGATGAGGATCGCCGCGCGGTCTTCGTGCTGCACGAGCTCGAGGGCTACAGCGTCCCCGAGATCGCGACCATCGTGAGCGCGCCCCTCAACACGCTCTATTCGCGCCTGCGCCTGGCCCGCGAGGACTTCGCGGCAGCCGTGCGTCGCTGTGGCGTGCGAGGCTGCCCATGA